One part of the Solanum dulcamara chromosome 3, daSolDulc1.2, whole genome shotgun sequence genome encodes these proteins:
- the LOC129883335 gene encoding probable pre-mRNA-splicing factor ATP-dependent RNA helicase DEAH9 isoform X1 — protein MSQFWKPGTERPRLVDDEEGGVLLYPTSSSSSSGFGYGSLEKQRQRLPVYKYRTAILYSVETHATTIIVGETGSGKTTQIPQYLKEAGWAEGGRMIACTQPRRLAVQAVATRVAEEMDVKLGEEVGYTIRFEDITNEELTRVKFLTDGVLLREMMDDPLLSKYSVIMVDEAHERSLSTDILLGLLKKIQRRRPDLRIIISSATIEAKSMAAFFNTRRRREQEQEQGPTKEPAILSVEGRGFNVEIFYVEDPVSDYVRCAVSTVMSIHDQERMGDILVFLTGKDDIDAAIQLLTEEAQSSGKQGLVAVPLYSGLLRADQDLVFSPTPRGKRKVIFSTNIAETSLTLEGIVYVVDTGFSKQRFYNPISDIENLVVAPISKASARQRAGRAGRVRPGKCFRLYTEDYFSNEMSVVGIPEMQRSNLVSCVIQLKALGIDNILGFDWPASPSPESMIRALEVLYSLGVLDDDAKLTSPTGFQVAEIPLDPLISKMILASCEFGCSEEIITIAAVLSIQSIWIPVRGVQKQLDEAKLRFAAAEGDHVTFLNVYKGFIQSNKSSKWCHKNFINYHAMRKVIEVREQLKRITQRLGIGLKSCEGDIQAVRKAITAGFFANAARLEPFSHNGMYKTVRTSQEVYIHPSSVLFRVNPKFIVYHSLVSTDRQYMRNVITIDPSWLMEAAPHFYQKQLHSSIPQ, from the exons ATGTCACAATTTTGGAAACCAGGAACTGAACGTCCCCGTCTTGTAGATGATGAAGAGGGTGGTGTTCTTCTCTACCCtacctcttcctcctcttcctctgg ATTTGGGTATGGGAGTTTAGAGAAGCAAAGGCAGAGGTTGCCTGTGTACAAGTACAGAACTGCTATTCTTTACTCAGTGGAGACTCATGCTACCACCATTATTGTTGGAGAAACTGGAAGTGGAAAAACCACCCAAATTCCTCAG TACCTCAAAGAAGCTGGTTGGGCTGAGGGAGGGCGCATGATTGCTTGTACCCAACCAAGGAGACTGGCAGTTCAG GCAGTTGCTACAAGAGTTGCCGAAGAAATGGATGTTAAACTTGGCGAGGAAGTTGGTTATACTATTCGATTTGAAGATATCACGAATGAG GAATTAACTAGGGTCAAATTTCTTACTGATGGGGTTTTGCTGAGGGAAATGATGGATGATCCTCTATTGAGCAAGTATAG TGTGATTATGGTAGATGAAGCTCATGAAAGGTCTCTCTCGACAGACATCTTATTGGGACTACTGAAAAAG ATTCAAAGGCGTCGGCCTGATCTGCGTATTATAATATCATCAGCTACGATTGAAGCAAAATCAATGGCAGCTTTCTTTAATACCAG AAGACGACGGGAGCAGGAGCAGGAGCAAGGACCAACGAAAGAACCTGCTATTCTGTCAGTTGAG GGTAGGGGATTTAATGTGGAGATATTCTATGTTGAAGATCCTGTTTCTGATTACGTCCGGTGTGCTGTTTCAACTGTGATGTCGATCCATGACCAG GAGCGGATGGGAGATATCCTGGTGTTTCTCACTGGTAAAGATGATATTGATGCTGCAATACAATTGCTCACTGAAGAAGCACAAAGTAGTGGGAAGCAAG GACTGGTTGCTGTGCCACTATACTCGGGACTTCTTCGAGCAGATCAG GACCTTGTGTTTTCCCCTACTCCCAGAGGAAAGAGAAAAGTGatattttcaacaaatattgCTGAGACGTCATTGACTCTAGAG GGTATTGTCTATGTTGTTGATACCGGGTTCTCAAAACAACGTTTCTACAATCCG ATTTCAGATATTGAGAACTTGGTCGTGGCACCAATATCAAAGGCATCTGCTCGACAAAGGGCTGGTAGAGCTGGAAGAGTTCGACCAGGAAAGTGTTTTAG GCTCTACACAGAAGATTATTTTTCCAATGAGATGTCTGTGGTGGGAATCCCCGAGATGCAAAGATCAAATCTCGTTTCTTGTGTCATCCAG TTGAAGGCCTTGGGCATTGATAATATCTTAGGTTTTGATTGGCCAGCATCTCCATCACCTGAATCGATGATCAGAGCACTTGAAGTACTGTACTCACTTGGAGTACTAGATGACGACGCCAAACTTACTTCACCTACTGGATTTCAAGTTGCAGAGATTCCACTG GACCCATTAATATCTAAAATGATCTTAGCTTCTTGTGAGTTTGGATGTTCGGAGGAAATAATTACCATTGCTGCTGTGCTCTCCATACAG TCTATTTGGATTCCTGTTAGAGGAGTACAGAAGCAGTTGGATGAAGCAAAATTGAGATTTGCAGCTGCCGAG GGTGACCATGTTACATTCTTAAATGTGTATAAAGGATTCATTCAGTCTAATAAATCTTCGAAGTGGTGTCACAAGAATTTCATAAATTATCATGCCATG AGAAAAGTAATTGAAGTTAGGGAACAGCTGAAAAGGATTACACAACGTTTGGGCATAGGATTGAAATCTTGTGAAGGGGATATTCAG GCAGTTAGGAAGGCAATTACGGCAGGTTTTTTTGCCAATGCTGCCCGTTTAGAA CCATTCAGTCACAATGGGATGTACAAGACTGTTAGAACTTCTCAAGAAGTGTATATTCATCCTTCATCTGTGTTGTTCAg GGTCAACCCGAAGTTTATTGTGTACCATTCTCTCGTTTCAACGGATCGTCAGTACATGCGAAATGTCATTACTATCGATCCTTCTTGGCTAATGGAGGCTGCACCACACTTTTACCAGAAGCAGCTGCATAGTTCTATTCCTCAATGA
- the LOC129883335 gene encoding probable pre-mRNA-splicing factor ATP-dependent RNA helicase DEAH9 isoform X2 translates to MSQFWKPGTERPRLVDDEEGGVLLYPTSSSSSSGFGYGSLEKQRQRLPVYKYRTAILYSVETHATTIIVGETGSGKTTQIPQYLKEAGWAEGGRMIACTQPRRLAVQAVATRVAEEMDVKLGEEVGYTIRFEDITNEELTRVKFLTDGVLLREMMDDPLLSKYSVIMVDEAHERSLSTDILLGLLKKIQRRRPDLRIIISSATIEAKSMAAFFNTRRRREQEQEQGPTKEPAILSVEGRGFNVEIFYVEDPVSDYVRCAVSTVMSIHDQERMGDILVFLTGKDDIDAAIQLLTEEAQSSGKQGLVAVPLYSGLLRADQDLVFSPTPRGKRKVIFSTNIAETSLTLEGIVYVVDTGFSKQRFYNPISDIENLVVAPISKASARQRAGRAGRVRPGKCFRLYTEDYFSNEMSVVGIPEMQRSNLVSCVIQLKALGIDNILGFDWPASPSPESMIRALEVLYSLGVLDDDAKLTSPTGFQVAEIPLDPLISKMILASCEFGCSEEIITIAAVLSIQSIWIPVRGVQKQLDEAKLRFAAAEYNIIAHAIRKFV, encoded by the exons ATGTCACAATTTTGGAAACCAGGAACTGAACGTCCCCGTCTTGTAGATGATGAAGAGGGTGGTGTTCTTCTCTACCCtacctcttcctcctcttcctctgg ATTTGGGTATGGGAGTTTAGAGAAGCAAAGGCAGAGGTTGCCTGTGTACAAGTACAGAACTGCTATTCTTTACTCAGTGGAGACTCATGCTACCACCATTATTGTTGGAGAAACTGGAAGTGGAAAAACCACCCAAATTCCTCAG TACCTCAAAGAAGCTGGTTGGGCTGAGGGAGGGCGCATGATTGCTTGTACCCAACCAAGGAGACTGGCAGTTCAG GCAGTTGCTACAAGAGTTGCCGAAGAAATGGATGTTAAACTTGGCGAGGAAGTTGGTTATACTATTCGATTTGAAGATATCACGAATGAG GAATTAACTAGGGTCAAATTTCTTACTGATGGGGTTTTGCTGAGGGAAATGATGGATGATCCTCTATTGAGCAAGTATAG TGTGATTATGGTAGATGAAGCTCATGAAAGGTCTCTCTCGACAGACATCTTATTGGGACTACTGAAAAAG ATTCAAAGGCGTCGGCCTGATCTGCGTATTATAATATCATCAGCTACGATTGAAGCAAAATCAATGGCAGCTTTCTTTAATACCAG AAGACGACGGGAGCAGGAGCAGGAGCAAGGACCAACGAAAGAACCTGCTATTCTGTCAGTTGAG GGTAGGGGATTTAATGTGGAGATATTCTATGTTGAAGATCCTGTTTCTGATTACGTCCGGTGTGCTGTTTCAACTGTGATGTCGATCCATGACCAG GAGCGGATGGGAGATATCCTGGTGTTTCTCACTGGTAAAGATGATATTGATGCTGCAATACAATTGCTCACTGAAGAAGCACAAAGTAGTGGGAAGCAAG GACTGGTTGCTGTGCCACTATACTCGGGACTTCTTCGAGCAGATCAG GACCTTGTGTTTTCCCCTACTCCCAGAGGAAAGAGAAAAGTGatattttcaacaaatattgCTGAGACGTCATTGACTCTAGAG GGTATTGTCTATGTTGTTGATACCGGGTTCTCAAAACAACGTTTCTACAATCCG ATTTCAGATATTGAGAACTTGGTCGTGGCACCAATATCAAAGGCATCTGCTCGACAAAGGGCTGGTAGAGCTGGAAGAGTTCGACCAGGAAAGTGTTTTAG GCTCTACACAGAAGATTATTTTTCCAATGAGATGTCTGTGGTGGGAATCCCCGAGATGCAAAGATCAAATCTCGTTTCTTGTGTCATCCAG TTGAAGGCCTTGGGCATTGATAATATCTTAGGTTTTGATTGGCCAGCATCTCCATCACCTGAATCGATGATCAGAGCACTTGAAGTACTGTACTCACTTGGAGTACTAGATGACGACGCCAAACTTACTTCACCTACTGGATTTCAAGTTGCAGAGATTCCACTG GACCCATTAATATCTAAAATGATCTTAGCTTCTTGTGAGTTTGGATGTTCGGAGGAAATAATTACCATTGCTGCTGTGCTCTCCATACAG TCTATTTGGATTCCTGTTAGAGGAGTACAGAAGCAGTTGGATGAAGCAAAATTGAGATTTGCAGCTGCCGAG TACAACATAATAGCACATGCAATCAGAAAGTTTGTGTAG